A window from Mycolicibacterium tokaiense encodes these proteins:
- a CDS encoding M23 family metallopeptidase encodes MAQHRSAASPTRDEPTSAPEISRLANRYIGLPVAANDITDVISLDDLESDVLNAPELDDLHDVDDIAPVILLRRVEHNDVTRDLGAVVDSEADDDDTFSGYDPDLTEVIPRAGAHRKPAASALKGRVMIAAMAAGAAAAAAHSAINPSDTATAEAVLASGQQSMNGALNTASQGMQLVTVAPTALTPMHSEELAKGAAFAQERAEREARLQRPLFVKPTQGIFTSGFGYRWGALHGGVDIANSIGTPIYAVSDGVVVDVGPTAGYGALVKLRHSDGTVTLYGHINSWNVTLGERVFAGDQIATIGNRGNSTGPHLHLEVLVNGTDRIDPVPWLAKRGISVGAYAG; translated from the coding sequence TTGGCGCAACACCGCTCGGCAGCATCTCCCACCAGGGACGAGCCGACCAGCGCACCCGAAATCTCGCGGCTGGCGAACCGCTACATTGGTCTCCCAGTGGCCGCCAACGACATCACCGACGTCATCTCCCTCGATGATCTCGAGTCCGACGTGCTCAACGCACCGGAACTCGACGACCTTCATGACGTCGACGACATCGCCCCCGTGATCCTGCTGCGTCGCGTCGAGCACAACGACGTGACCCGGGACCTCGGGGCCGTTGTCGACAGCGAGGCCGACGACGACGACACCTTCAGCGGCTACGACCCCGACCTCACCGAAGTGATCCCGCGCGCGGGCGCGCACCGCAAGCCCGCCGCCAGCGCCCTCAAGGGCCGCGTGATGATCGCCGCGATGGCCGCCGGTGCCGCGGCGGCCGCGGCGCACTCCGCCATCAACCCGTCCGACACCGCGACCGCCGAAGCGGTCCTGGCCTCCGGCCAGCAGTCGATGAACGGGGCCCTGAACACCGCGTCGCAGGGCATGCAGTTGGTCACCGTGGCGCCCACCGCGCTGACGCCGATGCACTCCGAGGAACTGGCCAAGGGCGCCGCCTTTGCGCAGGAGCGCGCCGAGCGCGAAGCCCGGCTGCAGCGCCCCCTGTTCGTCAAGCCCACCCAGGGCATCTTCACCTCCGGCTTCGGCTACCGCTGGGGCGCTCTGCACGGCGGCGTCGACATCGCCAACTCCATCGGCACCCCGATCTACGCGGTGTCCGACGGCGTGGTCGTCGACGTGGGGCCGACGGCCGGATACGGCGCGCTGGTCAAGCTGCGGCACTCCGACGGCACGGTCACGCTGTACGGCCACATCAACAGCTGGAACGTCACGCTCGGCGAGCGGGTGTTCGCCGGCGACCAGATCGCCACCATCGGCAACCGCGGCAACTCCACCGGGCCCCACCTGCACCTCGAGGTCCTGGTCAACGGCACCGACCGGATCGATCCGGTGCCGTGGCTGGCCAAGCGCGGTATCAGCGTCGGCGCGTACGCCGGCTGA
- the sucC gene encoding ADP-forming succinate--CoA ligase subunit beta yields MDLFEYQAKELFAKHNVPTTPGRVTDSAEDAKAIAEEIGKPVMVKAQVKVGGRGKAGGVKYAATPDDAFTHAQNILGLDIKGHVVKKLLVAEASDIAEEYYISFLLDRSNRTYLAMCSVEGGMEIEEVAATKPDRLAKVPVDAVKGVDLAFAREIADKGHLPAEVLDAAAVTIQKLWEVFIGEDATLVEVNPLVRTPDDQILALDGKVTLDANADFRQPGHEEFEDKDATDPLELKAKENDLNYVKLDGEVGIIGNGAGLVMSTLDVVAYAGEKHGGVKPANFLDIGGGASAEVMANGLDVILGDSQVKSVFVNVFGGITSCDAVANGIVKALQILGDEANKPLVVRLDGNNVEEGRRILAEANHPLVVQAETMDSGADKAAELANK; encoded by the coding sequence ATGGACCTTTTCGAGTATCAGGCGAAAGAGCTGTTCGCCAAGCACAACGTTCCCACCACTCCAGGCCGGGTGACCGACTCGGCAGAGGACGCCAAGGCCATCGCCGAGGAGATCGGCAAGCCGGTCATGGTCAAGGCGCAGGTGAAGGTCGGCGGGCGCGGTAAGGCCGGCGGCGTCAAGTACGCGGCCACCCCCGACGACGCCTTCACCCACGCACAGAACATCCTGGGCCTCGACATCAAGGGTCACGTCGTCAAGAAGCTGCTGGTCGCCGAGGCCAGCGACATCGCCGAGGAGTACTACATCTCCTTCCTGCTCGACCGGTCCAACCGCACCTACCTGGCCATGTGCTCAGTCGAAGGCGGTATGGAGATCGAAGAGGTCGCCGCCACCAAGCCGGACCGCCTGGCCAAGGTGCCCGTTGACGCCGTCAAGGGCGTCGACCTGGCCTTCGCCCGCGAGATCGCCGATAAGGGCCACCTGCCCGCCGAGGTGCTCGACGCCGCGGCGGTCACCATCCAGAAGCTCTGGGAGGTGTTCATCGGCGAGGACGCCACCCTGGTCGAGGTGAACCCCCTCGTGCGTACGCCGGACGACCAGATCCTGGCGCTGGACGGCAAGGTCACCCTCGACGCCAACGCCGACTTCCGCCAGCCCGGCCACGAGGAGTTCGAGGACAAGGACGCCACCGATCCGCTGGAGCTCAAGGCCAAGGAGAACGACCTCAACTACGTCAAGCTCGACGGCGAGGTCGGCATCATCGGCAACGGCGCGGGTCTGGTCATGTCCACCCTGGACGTGGTGGCGTACGCGGGCGAGAAGCACGGCGGCGTGAAGCCGGCCAACTTCCTGGACATCGGCGGTGGCGCCTCGGCCGAGGTGATGGCCAACGGTCTGGACGTGATCCTGGGCGACAGCCAGGTCAAGAGCGTGTTCGTCAACGTCTTCGGCGGCATCACCTCGTGTGATGCGGTGGCCAACGGCATCGTCAAGGCGCTGCAGATCCTGGGCGACGAGGCCAACAAGCCGCTGGTGGTCCGTCTCGACGGCAACAACGTCGAAGAGGGCCGGCGCATCCTGGCCGAGGCCAATCATCCGCTGGTCGTTCAGGCCGAGACCATGGACTCCGGGGCCGACAAGGCCGCCGAGCTGGCCAACAAGTAA
- the sucD gene encoding succinate--CoA ligase subunit alpha — translation MSIFLNKDSKVIVQGITGGEGTKHTALMLKAGTQIVGGVNARKAGTKVSHKDKDGNDIELPVFGSVAEAMKETGADVSIAFVPPAFSKDAIIEAIDAEIPLLVVITEGIPVQDTAYAWAYNVDKGNKTRIIGPNCPGIITPGESLVGITPNNITGKGPIGLVSKSGTLTYQMMYELRDLGFSTAIGIGGDPVIGTTHIDAIEAFEKDPETKLIVMIGEIGGDAEEKAAAYIKANVTKPVVGYVAGFTAPEGKTMGHAGAIVSDGAGTAAGKQEALEAAGVAVGKTPSETAAKARELFNKL, via the coding sequence ATGTCGATCTTTCTGAACAAAGACTCCAAGGTCATCGTCCAGGGCATCACCGGCGGCGAGGGCACCAAGCACACCGCGCTGATGCTCAAGGCCGGCACCCAGATCGTGGGCGGGGTGAATGCGCGCAAGGCCGGCACCAAGGTCAGCCACAAGGACAAGGACGGCAACGACATCGAGCTGCCGGTCTTCGGCAGCGTGGCCGAGGCCATGAAGGAGACCGGCGCCGACGTGTCGATCGCGTTCGTGCCGCCGGCGTTCTCCAAGGACGCCATCATCGAGGCCATCGACGCCGAGATCCCGCTGCTGGTGGTCATCACCGAGGGAATCCCCGTGCAGGACACCGCCTATGCGTGGGCGTACAACGTCGACAAAGGCAACAAGACCCGGATCATCGGCCCGAACTGCCCGGGCATCATCACCCCCGGTGAGTCGCTGGTCGGCATCACGCCGAACAACATCACCGGCAAGGGCCCGATCGGCCTGGTGTCGAAGTCCGGCACGCTGACCTACCAGATGATGTACGAGCTGCGCGATCTCGGCTTCTCCACCGCCATCGGCATCGGCGGCGACCCGGTCATCGGCACCACCCACATCGACGCCATCGAGGCGTTCGAGAAGGATCCGGAGACCAAGCTGATCGTGATGATCGGCGAGATCGGCGGCGACGCCGAGGAGAAGGCCGCCGCCTACATCAAGGCCAACGTCACCAAGCCGGTCGTCGGTTACGTCGCGGGCTTCACCGCTCCCGAGGGCAAGACAATGGGTCACGCCGGCGCCATCGTCTCTGACGGTGCGGGTACCGCCGCCGGCAAGCAGGAGGCCCTCGAGGCTGCCGGGGTGGCCGTCGGCAAAACGCCGTCGGAGACCGCCGCCAAGGCACGCGAACTGTTCAACAAGCTCTGA
- a CDS encoding S9 family peptidase — protein sequence MPTNAGAPARISVEEFFSPPERAGAQISPDGTRIAYLAPWRNRLNIWVDNLDGSGEPRCVTADETRSVYLYSWSHDARHLLYMQDTGGDENFHVYRVDLDDPDAAAVDMTPFPNTRSSYELLRARPGKAVVQHNARNPELMDAFELDIASGELTLLAENPGNVVSWIPGPGGHLFTNNLTPSGDVEISQWDPDTTSTRSIKVYDGRDYPLGIHPIVPTPDGTGVWLGSYDGSDRLRPVRLDVATGEETVVDSHPSFDLAAQIMLPSPFIVSEQTGELIGVRYYGERQEIHALDPDFAGVLEKLSALSDGDLSAISTDAGGQRWVVSFTHDRAPGVAYFYDHATGESRLLFRPYPNLDPDALAPMTPVTVASRDGLDLHGYLTLPVGQEPTNLPMVLLVHGGPWARDCWGYQPDVQLLANRGYAVLQLNFRGSTGYGKAFTQAAIGEFAGKMHDDLIDAVDWAVKKGYADRDRVAIFGGSYGGYATLVGVTFTPDVFAAAIDYVGISSLPNFMRTLPVVGRRFLATNWHLYVGDPADPAQEADMLARSPITKVDQIRTPLLVVQGANDSRVVQAESDNMVAALRARGVEVEYMIKEDEGHGFVNPENSIDLYHAVEKFLAQHL from the coding sequence GTGCCCACGAACGCAGGCGCCCCCGCCCGCATCTCCGTCGAAGAATTCTTCAGTCCACCGGAGCGCGCCGGTGCCCAGATCTCACCGGACGGCACGCGCATCGCCTACCTGGCGCCCTGGCGCAACCGCCTCAACATCTGGGTCGACAACCTGGACGGCTCCGGCGAACCCCGCTGTGTGACCGCGGACGAGACCCGCAGCGTGTACCTCTACAGCTGGTCCCACGACGCCCGTCACCTGCTCTACATGCAGGACACCGGCGGCGACGAGAACTTCCATGTCTACCGCGTCGACCTCGACGACCCGGACGCCGCGGCCGTCGACATGACGCCGTTCCCCAACACCCGCTCGTCCTACGAGTTGCTGCGGGCCCGGCCCGGCAAGGCCGTGGTGCAGCACAACGCCCGCAACCCCGAGCTGATGGACGCTTTCGAGCTGGACATCGCCTCTGGTGAACTGACGCTGCTCGCCGAGAACCCGGGCAATGTTGTGTCCTGGATCCCCGGGCCCGGCGGTCACCTCTTCACCAACAACTTGACCCCGTCCGGCGACGTCGAGATCTCCCAGTGGGATCCGGACACCACGTCGACGCGTTCCATCAAGGTCTACGACGGACGCGACTACCCACTGGGCATCCATCCAATCGTCCCCACCCCGGACGGCACCGGGGTGTGGCTGGGCTCCTACGACGGCAGCGATCGGCTGCGACCGGTGCGCCTGGACGTGGCAACCGGGGAGGAGACGGTGGTCGACAGCCATCCCAGCTTTGACTTGGCAGCGCAGATCATGTTGCCGTCGCCGTTCATCGTCAGCGAGCAGACCGGTGAGCTGATCGGCGTCCGGTACTACGGCGAGCGCCAGGAGATCCACGCCCTGGACCCCGACTTCGCCGGCGTACTGGAGAAGCTCTCGGCACTCTCGGACGGTGATCTGTCCGCCATCTCCACCGATGCCGGCGGTCAGCGGTGGGTGGTCAGCTTCACCCACGACCGCGCGCCCGGGGTGGCTTACTTCTACGACCACGCCACCGGGGAGAGCAGGCTGCTGTTCCGGCCCTACCCGAACCTCGATCCGGATGCGCTGGCACCGATGACCCCGGTGACCGTCGCATCCCGCGACGGGCTGGATCTGCACGGCTATCTCACGCTGCCGGTCGGGCAGGAGCCGACCAACCTGCCGATGGTGCTGCTGGTGCACGGCGGGCCGTGGGCCCGCGACTGCTGGGGGTACCAGCCCGACGTGCAACTGCTGGCCAACCGCGGCTACGCCGTGCTGCAGCTCAACTTCCGCGGGTCCACCGGCTACGGCAAGGCATTCACGCAGGCGGCGATCGGCGAATTCGCCGGCAAGATGCACGACGACCTGATCGACGCCGTGGACTGGGCAGTGAAAAAGGGCTACGCCGACCGCGACCGCGTGGCGATCTTCGGCGGTTCCTACGGCGGTTACGCGACGCTGGTCGGTGTCACGTTCACCCCGGACGTCTTCGCCGCTGCCATCGATTACGTCGGGATCTCCAGCCTGCCGAACTTCATGCGCACGCTGCCGGTCGTGGGCCGCCGCTTCCTGGCCACCAACTGGCACCTCTACGTCGGTGACCCGGCCGACCCGGCGCAGGAGGCCGACATGCTGGCCCGCTCCCCCATCACCAAGGTGGATCAGATCCGCACCCCGCTGTTGGTGGTGCAGGGCGCCAACGACTCCCGGGTGGTGCAGGCCGAGTCCGACAACATGGTCGCCGCACTGCGGGCCCGTGGCGTCGAGGTCGAGTACATGATCAAGGAAGACGAGGGGCACGGATTCGTGAACCCCGAGAACAGCATCGACCTCTATCACGCGGTAGAGAAGTTCCTGGCCCAACATCTGTAG
- a CDS encoding acetyl-CoA acetyltransferase, whose protein sequence is MPVDPRTPVIVGVGQFTERIDDPGYRGMSAVDLATEAARAALSDTGCDVSTVARAVDVVVGLRQFEISGPMPAVLGKSNNYPRSVMRRLGGDPARVVLEPVGGQGSQKVVTEFAAAIAAGDIEVAMVMGSEPGSTAKYFADRDDKPDFTEHVDGQLEDRGHQIYSYIDEYTVTHGLTGAPVQYGLLDNARRARLGLGVDEYRHEMAELFAPMSKVAAKNPFSSSPVERSVSEIETVTAENRMICDPYPRLLVARDTVNQGAATVLMSVDAARRYGVPEEKWVYLHGHADLVEQGLLSRPDLGASPAAVRAVQEGLRVAGIGVDDVSTFDLYSCFPFPVFVVREALGIADDDPRGLTLTGGLPYFGGPGNSYSLHGIAETVAEMRDKPGRFGFVGANGGIMSKYSVGIYSTSPVDWRVSRSAELNTEVAALPTVPVVKEFDGAGAIETYSVRYDWPVRTGIIVGRAEDGSRFMATTEDAELVALMSDGDPLGARISVQSTANGNRATLFAG, encoded by the coding sequence ATGCCCGTCGATCCGCGCACGCCCGTCATCGTGGGTGTCGGCCAGTTCACCGAGCGGATCGACGACCCCGGCTATCGCGGCATGTCGGCAGTGGACCTCGCCACCGAGGCCGCCCGGGCCGCACTGTCCGACACCGGATGCGACGTGAGCACCGTCGCACGGGCAGTGGACGTCGTGGTGGGACTGCGGCAGTTCGAGATCTCCGGTCCCATGCCCGCTGTGCTGGGCAAGTCGAACAACTACCCCCGGTCGGTGATGCGCCGCCTCGGGGGCGACCCGGCGCGGGTGGTTCTCGAGCCGGTGGGTGGGCAGGGTTCGCAGAAGGTGGTCACCGAGTTCGCCGCGGCCATCGCCGCCGGGGACATCGAGGTGGCGATGGTCATGGGCTCCGAGCCCGGTTCGACGGCCAAGTACTTCGCCGACCGCGATGACAAGCCTGATTTCACCGAGCACGTCGACGGGCAGCTCGAGGACCGCGGGCACCAGATCTACAGCTACATCGACGAATACACGGTGACCCATGGGCTGACCGGTGCCCCGGTGCAGTACGGACTGTTGGACAACGCGCGCCGCGCGAGGCTGGGTCTCGGTGTCGACGAGTACCGCCACGAGATGGCCGAGTTGTTCGCGCCGATGTCGAAAGTCGCTGCCAAGAACCCGTTTTCGTCATCACCGGTGGAGCGTTCGGTCTCCGAGATCGAGACGGTGACCGCCGAGAACCGGATGATCTGCGATCCCTACCCGCGACTGCTGGTGGCGCGGGACACTGTGAACCAGGGTGCGGCGACGGTGCTGATGTCGGTGGACGCCGCCCGCAGGTACGGGGTGCCCGAGGAGAAGTGGGTGTACCTGCACGGCCACGCCGACCTGGTGGAGCAGGGTCTGCTGTCGCGGCCCGATCTGGGGGCCAGTCCGGCCGCTGTGCGTGCGGTGCAGGAGGGTCTGCGGGTGGCCGGTATCGGTGTGGATGATGTCAGCACCTTCGACCTCTACAGTTGCTTCCCCTTCCCGGTGTTCGTGGTGCGCGAGGCACTCGGCATTGCCGACGACGATCCGCGGGGGCTGACGCTGACCGGTGGTCTGCCGTACTTCGGCGGCCCGGGCAACAGCTACTCGCTGCACGGGATCGCCGAGACGGTGGCCGAGATGCGGGACAAGCCAGGACGATTCGGCTTTGTCGGTGCCAACGGCGGCATCATGAGCAAGTACTCGGTGGGGATCTACTCCACGTCGCCGGTCGACTGGCGCGTCAGCCGCAGTGCCGAGCTCAACACCGAGGTGGCCGCGCTTCCGACAGTGCCCGTGGTCAAGGAGTTCGACGGCGCAGGCGCCATCGAGACCTACTCGGTGCGCTACGACTGGCCGGTGCGGACCGGGATCATCGTCGGCCGGGCCGAGGACGGGTCGCGGTTCATGGCCACCACCGAGGACGCTGAGCTGGTGGCTCTGATGTCCGACGGTGACCCCCTGGGCGCGCGCATCAGCGTGCAGTCAACCGCGAACGGAAATCGCGCAACGCTTTTCGCCGGTTAG
- a CDS encoding DUF222 domain-containing protein → MRSPPTPPWPPPSPPTGCCSSPRRPAAPTPTTTTPVEDTEAAWKSAAAEISLASDTSHGRASNDMEIGLALATRLPKIAELLLGGQISEYIARRIVHRTTNIIDPDVLAVVETHLAEAATTWGALSVKKLDNAIDIWVNRYDPAAVRQVRVRVRDRGVEILETKDGVTEVLLRLTGADAALYWQRITAMAKGVCTDDPRTLNQRRADAHGALGAGSFHLACQCGNPDCPAAADDDDRASHVVVHIYTEAATLDAQPDPLMDGDTPLPPDPGQPRSDITLVYPDGTRVPLDGEPEPAREQESTNDGSPAECRPTADVQQEPESENEAAETPAPCVPNPPPGILVGFGAMPAPLIAALIARGAPVRHLTAPATNPEQRYRPSTALQEWTTARDLTCRFPNCDRPAQFCEWDHTTPWPAGTTHASGGKMYCKLHHFGKTFWTGWTDSQAPDGTITTPTGQTYTSKPASRLYFPTINTTSAPITTPPPTPTPPGKINHIPTYRKRNHARQRAYRINAERKLNDTHVTEWNRPPPF, encoded by the coding sequence ATGCGATCACCACCTACACCGCCCTGGCCGCCACCGTCGCCGCCCACCGGCTGCTGTTCATCGCCGAGAAGACCAGCCGCACCTACACCGACGACTACGACACCCGTCGAGGACACCGAAGCCGCCTGGAAATCCGCCGCCGCCGAGATCTCGTTGGCCAGCGACACCAGCCACGGCCGCGCCTCCAACGACATGGAAATCGGCCTCGCGCTGGCCACCCGGTTGCCCAAGATCGCTGAACTGTTGCTGGGCGGGCAGATCTCGGAATACATCGCCCGACGCATCGTGCACCGCACCACCAACATCATCGACCCCGACGTACTCGCCGTCGTCGAAACCCACCTCGCCGAGGCCGCCACCACCTGGGGTGCCCTATCGGTCAAGAAACTCGACAACGCCATCGACATCTGGGTCAACCGGTACGACCCCGCCGCGGTGCGCCAGGTCCGGGTGCGGGTCCGCGACCGCGGTGTGGAGATCCTGGAAACCAAAGACGGGGTCACCGAGGTCCTGCTGCGCCTCACCGGTGCCGATGCCGCTCTGTATTGGCAGCGGATCACCGCGATGGCCAAAGGGGTCTGCACAGACGACCCCCGGACCCTGAATCAGCGTCGCGCTGATGCCCACGGGGCGCTGGGAGCCGGGTCCTTCCACCTGGCCTGCCAGTGCGGGAACCCGGACTGCCCCGCCGCCGCCGACGATGATGACCGCGCCTCGCACGTGGTGGTGCACATCTACACCGAAGCGGCCACCCTCGACGCCCAGCCCGATCCGTTGATGGACGGCGACACGCCGTTGCCGCCGGACCCCGGCCAGCCGCGCAGCGACATCACCCTGGTCTACCCCGACGGCACCCGCGTCCCCCTCGACGGGGAGCCAGAGCCCGCCCGCGAGCAGGAGAGCACCAACGATGGCTCACCTGCCGAATGCCGGCCCACAGCAGACGTTCAGCAGGAGCCCGAGAGCGAAAACGAAGCAGCGGAGACACCAGCACCCTGCGTGCCCAATCCGCCGCCGGGCATCCTGGTGGGCTTCGGCGCGATGCCGGCGCCGCTGATCGCCGCGCTCATCGCCCGCGGCGCACCAGTCCGCCACCTCACCGCACCGGCGACAAATCCCGAACAGCGCTACCGCCCGTCAACAGCCCTGCAGGAGTGGACCACCGCCCGCGACCTGACGTGCCGGTTCCCGAACTGCGACCGCCCGGCCCAGTTCTGCGAATGGGACCACACCACCCCGTGGCCGGCCGGCACAACCCATGCCTCCGGCGGCAAGATGTACTGCAAACTGCATCATTTCGGCAAAACCTTCTGGACCGGGTGGACCGACAGCCAAGCCCCCGACGGCACCATCACCACCCCCACCGGACAGACCTACACCAGCAAACCCGCCAGCCGCCTCTACTTCCCCACCATCAACACCACCTCAGCTCCGATCACCACCCCGCCGCCGACACCCACCCCGCCCGGCAAAATCAACCACATCCCCACATACCGAAAACGCAACCACGCCCGACAACGCGCCTACCGCATCAACGCCGAACGCAAACTCAACGACACCCACGTCACCGAATGGAACAGACCACCACCGTTCTAA